The window attatttataatgTTACATAAAAGTAACATAAGtaatgcattactgatcctgagttacctcctgtattatactccagagctgcactcactattctgctggtgcagtcactatgtacatacattgcattactgatcctgagttacctcctgtattatactccagagctgcactcactattctgctggtgcagtcactgtgtacatacattacattactgatcctgtactgatcctgagttacctcctgtattataccccagagctgcactcactattctgctggtgcagtcactgtgtacatacattacattactgatcctgtactgatcctgagttacctcctgtattatactccagagctgcactcactattctgctggtgcagtcactgtgtacatacattacattacattacttatcctgagttacctcctgtattatactccagagctgcactcactattctgctggtgcagtcactgtgtacataaattacattactgatcctgtactgatcctgagttacctcctgtattatactccagagctgcactcactattctgctggtgctttcACTGTGCATATACATTACTTCAATTTAAAGGAGATTCCACCTATAAAAATGGAAGAAATATGATTGCAGCTCTggactatacagtcatatgaaaaagtttgggcgcccctattaatgttaaccttttttctttataacaatttgggtttttgctatttcagtgtcatatatctaataactgatggactgagtaatatttctggattgacatgaggtttattgtactaacagaaaatgtgcaatccgcatttaaacaaaatttgaccggtgcataagtatgggcacctcaacataaaagtgacattaatattttgtagatcctccttttgcagaaatcacagcctctagtcacttactgtagcttttaatgagttcctggatcctggatgaaggtagatttgaccattcctgtttacaaaccaattccagttcagttaagtttgatggtggccgagcatggacagccgcttcacatcatcccacagatgttcaatgatattcaggtctggggactgggatggccattccagaacattgtaattgttcctctgcatgaatgcctgagtagatttggagcggtgttttggatcattgtcttgctgaaatatccatcccctgcgtaacttcaacttcgtcactgattcttgcacattcttgtcaagaatctgctgatactgagttgaatccatgcgaccctcaactttaacaagattcccggtgccggcattggccacacaaccccaaagcatgatggaacctcctccaaattttactgtgggtagcaagtgcttttcttggattgccgtgtttttttgcctccatgcataacgcctttttgtatgaccaaacaactcaatctttgtttcatcagtccacaggaccttcttccaaaatgtaactggcttgtccaaatgtgcttttgcatacctcaggcgactctgtttgtggcgtgctgcagaaacggcttctttagcatcactctcccatacagcttctccttgtgcaaagtgctctgtattgttgactgatgcacattgacaccatctgcagcaagatgatgctgcaggtctttgaagttggtctgtggattgcccttgactgttctcaccattcttcttctctgcttttctgatatttttcttggcctgccacttctgggcttaacaagaactgtacctgtgttcttccatttccttaatatgtttctcacagtggaaactgacagtttaaatctctgagacaactttttgtaccttcccctgaacaactatgctgaataatctttgttttcagatcatttgagagttgttttgaggagcccatgatgccactcttcataggagattcaaataggagaacaacttgtcacaccttaaataccttttctcatgattggatacacctgcctatgaagtgcaaagctcaatgaggttgcaaaaccaatttagtgctttagtaagtcagtaaaaagtagttaggagggttcaaatcaagaaattgataagggtgcacatacttttgcaccggtcaaatttagtttaaatgcggattgcacattttctgttagtacaataaacctcatttcactccagaaatattactcagtccatcagttattagatatatgacactgaaatagcaaaaacccaaattgttataaagaaaaaaggttacaattaataggggtgcccaaactttttcatatgactgtacaacaAACAACCACAAGATTAGCTCTCGTTGGATAATACAATGTGAATAAAGTGACAGAACATTTAAAGTATATTAATTACGTATTTAGATACTAAATTTGTACTGATATTTTTGTCATTTTGCAGGAAAAGAGTGACTCTGATCCAGACGATAGTGAGAGCACAAGTCCAAGTCCCACTAATGAAGTTGAGTCTGAAAACACAGTGACCAGTTCTCTATCTGTAAATGAATACTTTGCAAAGCGAATGGCAGAGCTTAAAAAGTCCCAATCAAAGCGAGCAGAGCCTGTCACCGAGCCTGTGGAGCCGTGCCCTGAAGACCGTGAGGACAACTACTCAGAAGACACAAAAAAGAAATCCAAAAagaaaaaacgcagaaagaatgatAACGACTTCACAGAGGAGACGAAAGAAGAGGAGAGTCCTCAAGAAGAAAACGATGTGGACACCACAGATTGTCGGGAGAGAAGAAGGAAAAAgccaaagagcaagaaagagaacaAGGTCCTGACGGTGGAAATCTTGGAGGACCCTGAAGAAGAAGAAAACCCGAATGAGACgctaaagaaaaagaagaaaaaaaacaaaaagaaagagGTGTGTGATGAAAGGCAAACGGAAGATGTTAATTCAACCCCTGATGAAGATATTGACGCAGTCcaaccaaagaagaagaggaagaagagaaagcaagagagaacTGAAGCGTAAATCACGAGACACGGGACCTCTCACCACCGGTGCTGATACAGGATCATGAACTTTACAAGCAATTTTTTAACAACCAGTGTGTTTCCTGATGAATTAAAATACACCAGTGGCCTCAAATTCTTGTGTCCTGAATTTCTGAAAATGGGGTCAATTTAATTTTTCTTAATTTTAAGCACTCAGACTTTGTAGGGGGTTTTCGTAAATTTGGCAACCGAAAGACGACACGCATCAAAAGAGCCAAAAGTAGGCAAGTAGACTTTCACCCAACCCTTTAGCAACACCACCAAATCTTCATAACAGTGCCATATCACTACAGAATTTAGGAGAACGTAGGGTCACCATGATCCAATATATTCTGATATGATCACTCAACCAAATCCCTTTCCAAATCCGAGACATAGAAATCCGGGGAAGAAATAACCAAGCAGAATATTGACCCAAAACCGCAATTGCATTCCTTGAGCAGCAGCACACATAGCTCCCAATTTATTATTGCATTTGCACCAAATTTttgtctagttttttttttttattttatgcctATTTTTGATATGCAACACATTTCTTTTATTTGTGCCTTCTTTTAAGTGTTTGCCTTTTTTTGTTATTTCTTTTTAATTCTtcagtgtgtgttttttattttttagataaTCACTGTCAATTCATCAATTAAATAAATcactgaattttattttttttattttttttttataaatttggaATCCCCATAAttctactgacctggagaatcctacTCATGGCTCATTTTTTGGTGTATAATGAATGCAGTaaaacacaaaatacaatgcaggaattgtacttttttcacaattgcgacatattttgaaattattttttttccgcTTTCCAGTACGTCACATGATAAAATGGATTGTGTCTTTCAAAAGAGCAACTCTTCCTCGAAAAAGTAAAGTCCTCATGCGACTACGTTGACAGAAAATAgctcttttatttttctttatatgcTTTAGAAAAATTTAATAAaatttcagttataaaaaaaacatcaaaggaaaaactggagaaaacaggttttttgccgcgcttgaagaccacagacattgatgtcagaacagatgattcttttattatttcattcctacgcgtttcggagaccccaactgtctcctttttcAGGGAAAAGACTcttaccctgaagaaggagacagttggggtctccgaaacgcataggaatgaaataataaaagaatcatctgttctgacatcaatgtctgtggtcttcaagcgtggcaaaaaacctgttttctccagtttttcctttgatgttccacttgtgtaacagggctgctgctggaccgcttgggcgctcacttttgctgttaaaggagttgtgactggcccaacccgatcaggtgagtgcatcacttctttatgattttgcccaatatatcgggtaagaccctattgcgccttttctctcccatatagttataaaaaaaaaagttatagctcttgcaaaaaggagattaaaaaaaaaaatgcgtaaaAATCACCATTTCTGG is drawn from Anomaloglossus baeobatrachus isolate aAnoBae1 chromosome 3, aAnoBae1.hap1, whole genome shotgun sequence and contains these coding sequences:
- the PINX1 gene encoding PIN2/TERF1-interacting telomerase inhibitor 1 yields the protein MAMLAEPRRKQKWSADPRNSTWSKDESKFGQKMLEKMGWSKGKGLGAQEQGSTEHVKVQVKNNTLGLGATSNHEDNWIAHQDDFNQLLAELNDCHGTGSAASSDNENKKSFSLEEKSKSSKKRVHYMKFAKGKDLSCRSDTDLACIFGKRERVKKSPQEKSDSDPDDSESTSPSPTNEVESENTVTSSLSVNEYFAKRMAELKKSQSKRAEPVTEPVEPCPEDREDNYSEDTKKKSKKKKRRKNDNDFTEETKEEESPQEENDVDTTDCRERRRKKPKSKKENKVLTVEILEDPEEEENPNETLKKKKKKNKKKEVCDERQTEDVNSTPDEDIDAVQPKKKRKKRKQERTEA